One Cucurbita pepo subsp. pepo cultivar mu-cu-16 chromosome LG07, ASM280686v2, whole genome shotgun sequence genomic region harbors:
- the LOC111799273 gene encoding inositol-pentakisphosphate 2-kinase-like: MCDFQIRGRTHGMEIVLKEKDAVDWVYRGEGAANIVLAYTGSSPAFIGKVMRVQKAPINGSQRARSPTAFTKYEYLLWGDIGNLVSCTDRDIAAQTFVQHVMSPLLGSKHVDAGKLVKVSREFLELAEKEVRSQRPSWRVNTGKIDTQRDYALILSDHSIFPHGALDGEPCISVEIKPKCGFIPFSRFITHGNAVKRCMTRFRMHQALKLHQEEISEFSDYDPLDLFSGSKDRILKAVKDLFSTPQNNFRVFLNGSLIFGALGGSAENTDVIVGEAFEDALKSDVRADIGLCTTSLLQLVTETLYKSGVLDRLLEVQKLDSLDIEGAIHAYYDVISEPCVVCGQLNEAEELHRYSSLHSLPLDQSLKIVKNFLIAATAKDCSLMISFRRRVCEEWGSSNNTIRLESGKFFDYKAHFIDLDLKPMKKMEEYYELDKKIVSLYRKIEKGKVGDISNAKFYKSKLGK, from the exons ATGTGCGATTTTCAGATCAG AGGACGAACGCACGGGATGGAGATTGTACTAAAAGAGAAGGATGCTGTGGATTGGGTTTATAGAGGCGAAGGAGCCGCTAATATTGTTCTTGCTTATACTGGCTCCTCTCCAGCTTTT ATTGGAAAAGTTATGCGTGTTCAAAAGGCTCCCATCAATGGGTCACAACGTGCGAGGAGTCCAACTGCATTTACCAAGTACGAATACTTGTTGTGGGGTGACATAGGAAACCTTGTCTCATGTACTGACAGGGACATTGCTGCCCAAACCTTTGTGCAGCATGTAATGAGCCCCTTATTAGGTTCTAAACACGTCGATGCTGGt AAACTTGTCAAAGTAAGCAGAGAGTTTTTAGAGTTGGCAGAGAAGGAAGTACGTAGTCAACGGCCATCTTGGAGGGTAAATACTGGAAAGATTGATACACAACGTGATTATGCTCTTATTCTATCTGATCATTCCATATTCCCTCACG GTGCTTTAGATGGGGAACCTTGCATATCTGTTGAAATAAAG CCCAAATGTGGGTTTATCCCATTCTCAAGGTTCATAACCCATGGCAATGCTGTTAAACGGTGTATGACTCGTTTCAGAATGCACCAAGCCCTTAAGCTGCATCAAGAAGAG ataTCGGAGTTCAGTGATTATGATCCTCTAGATCTCTTCTCGGGTTCCAAGGATCGTATACTTAAAGCAGTCAAGGATCTTTTTTCCACCCCTCAAAACAACTTTCGTGTGTTCTTGAATGGCTCTCTTATATTTGGGGCCTTGGGTGGTTCTGCAGAAAATACTGACGTGATTGTTGGAGAAGCATTTGAAGATGCACTCAAGTCTGACGTTCGAGCAGATATTGGTCTGTGTACAACTAGCTTGTTACAGCTTGTCACTGAAACTTTATACAAATCTGGAGTTCTGGATCGACTTCTTGAAGTCCAGAAGCTTGATAGTTTGGACATAGAAGGTGCTATTCATGCATATTATGATGTAATTTCAGAGCCTTGTGTGGTTTGTGGACAGTTGAATGAAGCTGAAGAATTGCATAGATATTCCTCTTTGCATTCCCTCCCTCTTGATCAAAGCTTAAAGATTGTCAAAAACTTTTTGATAGCTGCTACTGCTAAAGACTGTAGCTTGATGATTAGTTTTAGGCGGAGAGTATGTGAAGAATGGGGCTCTTCAAATAACACAATACGCCTTGAATCAGGGAAATTTTTTGATTATAAG GCACACTTCATTGACTTGGATTTGAAACCtatgaagaagatggaagaatATTATGAATTGGACAAGAAGATAGTGAGTCTCTACAGGAAAATAGAGAAAGGGAAAGTTGGTGATAtttcaaatgcaaaatttTACAAGTCTAAGCTTGGAAAGTAG
- the LOC111798652 gene encoding abscisic acid 8'-hydroxylase 1 isoform X1 — MLQKLVKREAKGAAHELSARRPSSHSPPPPPPGSRGLPLIGETIQFMAAVNSSNGVYDFVRIRCLRYGRCFKTRIFGETHVFVSSTESAKQILNDGGVNYTKKYIRSIAELVGHRSLLCASHLDHKFLRSHLINLFSTSFLASFVTQFDQQIVEALRGWESGSTIVLLNQALKITCKAMCKMLMSIQNDDELELLQKEVAHVCEAMLAFPWRFPGTRFHNGLKARRRIIKILEKTIWERRRSEAWHDDFLQRLLTEEGDDSRGALSDVEIEDNILTMLIAGQDTTASAITWMVKFLDENPDVLQNLKDEQFEILMNKQRDRDRESCFLTLEDLGNMSYASKVVKESLRLASVVPWFPRLVLQDSQIQGYKVNKGWNVNIDVRALHSHPSIYHHPLIFNPSRFDEEAKPYSFLAFGMGGRQCLGMNLAKAMMLVFLHRLVTSYRWKVIDSDPSIEKWALFSKLKSGCPIIVTRIES; from the exons ATGCTGCAGAAACTTGTAAAACGTGAAGCTAAAGGAGCAGCCCATGAGCTAAG CGCGCGGCGGCCGAGTTctcattctcctcctcctcctcctcctggAAGCAGAGGATTGCCTTTGATCGGAGAGACGATCCAGTTCATGGCTGCCGTCAATAGCAGCAACGGCGTTTATGATTTCGTCAGAATCCGCTGCCTCCG ATATGGAAGATGTTTCAAGACTCGGATATTTGGGGAGACGCATGTGTTCGTATCAAGCACCGAGTCGGCGAAGCAGATACTCAACGACGGCGGAGTCAACTACACCAAGAAGTACATAAGGTCCATTGCAGAGCTAGTCGGGCATCGGAGTTTGCTTTGCGCCTCGCATCTTGACCACAAGTTCTTACGCAGCCATCTCATCAATCTATTCTCTACCAGTTTTTTGGCTTCCTTTGTCACGCAGTTCGATCAGCAGATCGTTGAGGCGCTTCGAGGCTGGGAAAGTGGATCCACCATTGTCCTCCTCAACCAAGCCCTCAAG atAACATGCAAAGCAATGTGCAAAATGCTAATGAGCATACAAAACGACGACGAATTAGAGCTACTCCAAAAGGAGGTAGCTCATGTATGTGAAGCTATGCTTGCATTCCCATGGCGGTTTCCTGGGACAAGATTCCACAACGGCCTCAAG gcaagaagaagaatcattAAAATACTCGAAAAGACAATATGGGAGCGGCGAAGATCAGAAGCTTGGCACGACGATTTCTTGCAACGGTTGTTGACGGAGGAGGGCGACGATAGTAGAGGAGCGTTGTCAGATGTCGAGATCGAAGATAACATATTGACGATGTTGATTGCAGGACAAGATACGACGGCAAGTGCCATCACGTGGATGGTGAAGTTCTTAGACGAGAACCCAGatgttcttcaaaatttgaag GATGAACAATTTGAGATATTGATGAACAAACAACGAGATCGTGATCGTGAGAGTTGTTTCCTTACGTTGGAAGATCTTGGCAACATGTCTTATGCTTCTAag GTAGTAAAAGAATCCTTGAGGCTAGCATCGGTGGTGCCATGGTTCCCAAGGCTAGTCCTCCAAGACTCTCAAATTCAAg GTTACAAAGTCAACAAAGGTTGGAATGTCAACATTGATGTAAGGGCACTACACTCACATCCTTCTATCTACCATCACCCTCTCATCTTCAATCCTTCCAGATTTGAt GAAGAAGCAAAGCCGTATAGTTTTCTAGCGTTTGGAATGGGAGGGAGGCAATGTCTAGGGATGAACCTGGCCAAAGCCATGATGCTTGTCTTCCTTCACCGCTTGGTGACTTCTTACAG aTGGAAGGTGATCGACTCCGACCCGAGCATTGAGAAGTGGGCACTTTTTTCTAAACTTAAGAGCGGTTGTCCGATTATTGTCACACGTATTGAATCCTAA
- the LOC111798652 gene encoding abscisic acid 8'-hydroxylase 2 isoform X2 codes for MLQKLVKREAKGAAHELRYGRCFKTRIFGETHVFVSSTESAKQILNDGGVNYTKKYIRSIAELVGHRSLLCASHLDHKFLRSHLINLFSTSFLASFVTQFDQQIVEALRGWESGSTIVLLNQALKITCKAMCKMLMSIQNDDELELLQKEVAHVCEAMLAFPWRFPGTRFHNGLKARRRIIKILEKTIWERRRSEAWHDDFLQRLLTEEGDDSRGALSDVEIEDNILTMLIAGQDTTASAITWMVKFLDENPDVLQNLKDEQFEILMNKQRDRDRESCFLTLEDLGNMSYASKVVKESLRLASVVPWFPRLVLQDSQIQGYKVNKGWNVNIDVRALHSHPSIYHHPLIFNPSRFDEEAKPYSFLAFGMGGRQCLGMNLAKAMMLVFLHRLVTSYRWKVIDSDPSIEKWALFSKLKSGCPIIVTRIES; via the exons ATGCTGCAGAAACTTGTAAAACGTGAAGCTAAAGGAGCAGCCCATGAGCTAAG ATATGGAAGATGTTTCAAGACTCGGATATTTGGGGAGACGCATGTGTTCGTATCAAGCACCGAGTCGGCGAAGCAGATACTCAACGACGGCGGAGTCAACTACACCAAGAAGTACATAAGGTCCATTGCAGAGCTAGTCGGGCATCGGAGTTTGCTTTGCGCCTCGCATCTTGACCACAAGTTCTTACGCAGCCATCTCATCAATCTATTCTCTACCAGTTTTTTGGCTTCCTTTGTCACGCAGTTCGATCAGCAGATCGTTGAGGCGCTTCGAGGCTGGGAAAGTGGATCCACCATTGTCCTCCTCAACCAAGCCCTCAAG atAACATGCAAAGCAATGTGCAAAATGCTAATGAGCATACAAAACGACGACGAATTAGAGCTACTCCAAAAGGAGGTAGCTCATGTATGTGAAGCTATGCTTGCATTCCCATGGCGGTTTCCTGGGACAAGATTCCACAACGGCCTCAAG gcaagaagaagaatcattAAAATACTCGAAAAGACAATATGGGAGCGGCGAAGATCAGAAGCTTGGCACGACGATTTCTTGCAACGGTTGTTGACGGAGGAGGGCGACGATAGTAGAGGAGCGTTGTCAGATGTCGAGATCGAAGATAACATATTGACGATGTTGATTGCAGGACAAGATACGACGGCAAGTGCCATCACGTGGATGGTGAAGTTCTTAGACGAGAACCCAGatgttcttcaaaatttgaag GATGAACAATTTGAGATATTGATGAACAAACAACGAGATCGTGATCGTGAGAGTTGTTTCCTTACGTTGGAAGATCTTGGCAACATGTCTTATGCTTCTAag GTAGTAAAAGAATCCTTGAGGCTAGCATCGGTGGTGCCATGGTTCCCAAGGCTAGTCCTCCAAGACTCTCAAATTCAAg GTTACAAAGTCAACAAAGGTTGGAATGTCAACATTGATGTAAGGGCACTACACTCACATCCTTCTATCTACCATCACCCTCTCATCTTCAATCCTTCCAGATTTGAt GAAGAAGCAAAGCCGTATAGTTTTCTAGCGTTTGGAATGGGAGGGAGGCAATGTCTAGGGATGAACCTGGCCAAAGCCATGATGCTTGTCTTCCTTCACCGCTTGGTGACTTCTTACAG aTGGAAGGTGATCGACTCCGACCCGAGCATTGAGAAGTGGGCACTTTTTTCTAAACTTAAGAGCGGTTGTCCGATTATTGTCACACGTATTGAATCCTAA
- the LOC111798652 gene encoding cytochrome P450 90A1 isoform X3, whose protein sequence is MLQKLVKREAKGAAHELSARRPSSHSPPPPPPGSRGLPLIGETIQFMAAVNSSNGVYDFVRIRCLRYGRCFKTRIFGETHVFVSSTESAKQILNDGGVNYTKKYIRSIAELVGHRSLLCASHLDHKFLRSHLINLFSTSFLASFVTQFDQQIVEALRGWESGSTIVLLNQALKITCKAMCKMLMSIQNDDELELLQKEVAHVCEAMLAFPWRFPGTRFHNGLKARRRIIKILEKTIWERRRSEAWHDDFLQRLLTEEGDDSRGALSDVEIEDNILTMLIAGQDTTASAITWMVKFLDENPDVLQNLKDEQFEILMNKQRDRDRESCFLTLEDLGNMSYASKVVKESLRLASVVPWFPRLVLQDSQIQGYKVNKGWNVNIDVRALHSHPSIYHHPLIFNPSRFDKQSRIVF, encoded by the exons ATGCTGCAGAAACTTGTAAAACGTGAAGCTAAAGGAGCAGCCCATGAGCTAAG CGCGCGGCGGCCGAGTTctcattctcctcctcctcctcctcctggAAGCAGAGGATTGCCTTTGATCGGAGAGACGATCCAGTTCATGGCTGCCGTCAATAGCAGCAACGGCGTTTATGATTTCGTCAGAATCCGCTGCCTCCG ATATGGAAGATGTTTCAAGACTCGGATATTTGGGGAGACGCATGTGTTCGTATCAAGCACCGAGTCGGCGAAGCAGATACTCAACGACGGCGGAGTCAACTACACCAAGAAGTACATAAGGTCCATTGCAGAGCTAGTCGGGCATCGGAGTTTGCTTTGCGCCTCGCATCTTGACCACAAGTTCTTACGCAGCCATCTCATCAATCTATTCTCTACCAGTTTTTTGGCTTCCTTTGTCACGCAGTTCGATCAGCAGATCGTTGAGGCGCTTCGAGGCTGGGAAAGTGGATCCACCATTGTCCTCCTCAACCAAGCCCTCAAG atAACATGCAAAGCAATGTGCAAAATGCTAATGAGCATACAAAACGACGACGAATTAGAGCTACTCCAAAAGGAGGTAGCTCATGTATGTGAAGCTATGCTTGCATTCCCATGGCGGTTTCCTGGGACAAGATTCCACAACGGCCTCAAG gcaagaagaagaatcattAAAATACTCGAAAAGACAATATGGGAGCGGCGAAGATCAGAAGCTTGGCACGACGATTTCTTGCAACGGTTGTTGACGGAGGAGGGCGACGATAGTAGAGGAGCGTTGTCAGATGTCGAGATCGAAGATAACATATTGACGATGTTGATTGCAGGACAAGATACGACGGCAAGTGCCATCACGTGGATGGTGAAGTTCTTAGACGAGAACCCAGatgttcttcaaaatttgaag GATGAACAATTTGAGATATTGATGAACAAACAACGAGATCGTGATCGTGAGAGTTGTTTCCTTACGTTGGAAGATCTTGGCAACATGTCTTATGCTTCTAag GTAGTAAAAGAATCCTTGAGGCTAGCATCGGTGGTGCCATGGTTCCCAAGGCTAGTCCTCCAAGACTCTCAAATTCAAg GTTACAAAGTCAACAAAGGTTGGAATGTCAACATTGATGTAAGGGCACTACACTCACATCCTTCTATCTACCATCACCCTCTCATCTTCAATCCTTCCAGATTTGAt AAGCAAAGCCGTATAGTTTTCTAG
- the LOC111799164 gene encoding probable small nuclear ribonucleoprotein F, whose protein sequence is MSIPVNPKPFLNNLTGKTVVVKLKWGMEYKGFLVSVDSYMNLQLANTEEYIDGQCTGSLGEILIRCNNVLYLRGVPEDEELEDAERD, encoded by the exons ATG AGTATTCCAGTTAACCCGAAACCGTTCTTGAACAATTTGACTGGAAAGACTGTTGTTGTGAAACTGAAGTGGGGGATGGAGTACAAAG GCTTTCTGGTCTCTGTAGACTCGTACATGAACTTGCAG CTTGCCAATACCGAGGAATATATTGATGGGCAATGTACTGGGAGTCTCGGAGAAATATTGATCAG GTGTAATAATGTTCTTTACCTTCGCGGAGTACCAGAGGACGAAGAGCTTGAAGATGCCGAGCGCGACTAA